One segment of Eschrichtius robustus isolate mEscRob2 chromosome 3, mEscRob2.pri, whole genome shotgun sequence DNA contains the following:
- the LOC137761013 gene encoding olfactory receptor 2A12-like has protein sequence MRMPPGQNQSWVSELILLGFSSDPTTNRILFIAFLLLYLSSVLGNGLIVTLICLDMHLHTPMYFFLCILSLLDMGSVTTTMPQMLVHLLAQSQTISFAGCWLQMYMFGALGLTESIFFVVMAYDLYVAICYPLCYTVILSWGLCTRLSAGTWACGFFFSLIHTFFTMRLPYCGPNMVNHYLCEGPSVRSLACMDTNLIAMVDLVISVFMVVAPLSLIVASYICIAQAILKIKSMKPRCKAFSICASHLTVVIFFYAPATYIYIRPNSSYSPEQDKQISLFYNVFTALLNPVVYSLRNKDIKRAFLKVMQRSRLAW, from the coding sequence ATGAGGATGCCTCCAGGGCAGAACCAAAGCTGGGTTTCTGAACTTATCCTGCTTGGCTTCTCCAGTGACCCCACGACCAACAggatcctcttcattgccttccttcTCCTTTATCTGAGCTCAGTCCTTGGCAATGGGCTCATTGTCACCCTGATATGCCTGGACATGCATCTCCACACTCCCATGTACTTCTTCCTCTGTATCCTCTCCCTGCTGGATATGGGCTCTGTCACCACCACCATGCCCCAGATGTTGGTGCATCTTCTCGCTCAATCTCAGACCATCTcctttgctggctgttggctacAAATGTACATGTTTGGCGCTCTGGGCCTGACCGAGTCCATTTTCTTTGTAGTCATGGCTTATGACCTATATGTGGCCATCTGCTACCCACTGTGTTATACTGTCATCCTTAGCTGGGGTCTGTGCACACGGCTGTCAGCTGGGACCTGGGCCTGTGGTTTCTTCTTCTCTCTGATCCATACATTTTTCACCATGAGGCTGCCATACTGTGGGCCCAACATGGTCAACCACTACTTATGTGAGGGTCCCTCAGTACGAAGCTTGGCTTGCATGGATACCAACCTCATTGCGATGGTGGACCTGGTCATCAGTGTCTTCATGGTTGTTGCCCCACTCTCCCTCATTGTGGCTTCCTACATCTGTATTGCCCAGGCCATTCTCAAGATCAAGTCCATGAAGCCCCGCTGCAAGGCTTTCTCTATCTGTGCTTCCCACCTGACTGTGGTCATATTCTTCTATGCTCCAGCCACCTACATCTATATAAGGCCCAATTCAAGCTATTCCCCTGAGCAAGACAAGCAGATATCACTCTTTTATAATGTCTTCACTGCCCTGCTTAACCCTGTGGTCTACAGTTTGAGGAACAAGGACATTAAGAGGGCTTTTCTCAAAGTGATGCAGAGGAGTAGATTAGCCTGGTGA